The following coding sequences lie in one Arachis hypogaea cultivar Tifrunner chromosome 4, arahy.Tifrunner.gnm2.J5K5, whole genome shotgun sequence genomic window:
- the LOC112796875 gene encoding uncharacterized protein — protein sequence MSFSIQLLLVLFFSSLFIHVSFGEVVCEELANEACAFSIASSGKRCLLETRRAGGGSVEYQCRTSEVVVERMGDYIETDECVEACGVDRKFVGISSDAFLEPQFSAKLCSPPCYLKCPNIVDLYFNLAAGEGVLLPELCEKQRMNPGRAMFELLSSGAAAPGPLSGFSEDIKAASAPSPL from the exons ATGTCTTTCTCGATCCAATTGCTTTTGGTTTTGTTCTTTTCTTCCCTCTTCATCCATGTATCTTTCG GGGAGGTTGTATGTGAGGAGTTGGCAAATGAAGCATGTGCGTTCTCAATAGCATCTTCAGGGAAGAGGTGTTTGTTGGAGACGCGGAGGGCGGGCGGTGGCAGCGTGGAGTACCAGTGCCGGACGTCAGAAGTGGTGGTAGAGAGGATGGGGGATTACATAGAGACAGACGAATGTGTGGAGGCGTGTGGGGTTGATAGGAAGTTTGTTGGCATTTCATCAGATGCATTCTTGGAGCCTCAATTCAGTGCCAAACTTTGCTCACCACCTTGTTACCTAAAATGTCCCAACATTGTTGACCTTTACTTCAATTTGGCTGCTGGAGAGG GGGTGCTTTTGCCAGAACTGTGTGAGAAGCAAAGAATGAACCCTGGACGTGCAATGTTTGAGCTTCTAAGTTCTGGAGCTGCAGCACCTGGCCCTCTTTCTGGTTTCTCGGAGGACATAAAAGCAGCATCTGCCCCATCTCCATTATAA